One Olsenella sp. oral taxon 807 DNA segment encodes these proteins:
- a CDS encoding ATP-binding cassette domain-containing protein, which translates to MDTISISHATKLIQKRIVLDDVNVELDRGGIYSFSGINGSGKSMLFKAIAGLVHLTSGSISVFGRTVGVDCSFPPDMGIVMSAALWDEYTAVENLELIASIRGVISRKGIERALRRVGLDPNDRRIYKQFSLGMKQRLELAQAIMEGPSLLLLDEPSNALDSHGLELLCGIIREEHERGATVLLAAHNTPELTELSSRQFEMYEGKLTEK; encoded by the coding sequence ATGGACACGATCAGCATCAGCCACGCCACCAAGCTCATCCAAAAGAGGATCGTGCTTGACGACGTGAACGTCGAGCTAGACCGAGGCGGCATATACTCGTTCAGCGGCATAAATGGCTCTGGTAAGTCGATGCTGTTCAAGGCCATCGCTGGCCTCGTCCACCTGACGTCAGGCTCGATCAGCGTGTTCGGACGCACGGTCGGCGTCGACTGCTCCTTCCCGCCTGACATGGGGATCGTGATGTCAGCTGCCCTGTGGGATGAGTACACGGCGGTCGAGAACCTTGAGCTCATCGCGTCGATCAGAGGCGTCATCTCCAGGAAGGGCATAGAGCGCGCGCTGCGGCGTGTGGGCCTAGACCCAAACGACAGGCGCATCTACAAGCAGTTTTCCTTGGGCATGAAGCAGCGGCTCGAGCTGGCCCAGGCGATTATGGAGGGGCCCTCCCTCCTGCTTTTGGACGAGCCAAGCAACGCCCTTGACTCCCATGGCCTCGAGCTGCTCTGTGGCATCATCCGCGAGGAGCACGAGAGGGGTGCCACGGTGCTTCTTGCGGCACACAACACCCCCGAGCTCACAGAGCTGAGTAGTCGTCAATTTGAGATGTACGAGGGAAAGCTGACGGAGAAGTAA
- a CDS encoding DeoR/GlpR family DNA-binding transcription regulator: MVEKELPGPEERRAAILELLSRESSVRVTQLARAFGISRVTARADLDALERDGKLRRTHGGAVSLSHQLTVSVQERRASVNAEAKRAIAQVAAGLVCDGDTLLLDSGTTALEFVRALFASSGLTILTADLTIAEHIDHSMPSCDVVLLGGMLRKAHRYTTGPLALSALASLHARKAFLCPGAYVGGRGFMTDYQSMAELKRAMLSAADKRYCLLDASKVGAAGLIRFADVADFDAIIMDSDPDAAMASALEGTGVSLTLARASRP, translated from the coding sequence ATGGTCGAGAAGGAGCTGCCGGGACCTGAGGAGAGGCGTGCCGCCATCCTAGAGCTGCTCTCCAGGGAGTCCTCGGTACGAGTGACGCAGCTCGCGAGGGCCTTCGGCATCTCTCGCGTCACGGCGCGAGCAGACTTAGACGCGCTCGAGCGCGATGGAAAGCTCCGGCGCACACATGGCGGGGCCGTGTCGCTGTCACATCAGCTTACCGTCTCTGTTCAGGAGAGGCGTGCGAGCGTGAACGCAGAGGCGAAGCGCGCCATCGCCCAGGTTGCCGCAGGACTCGTCTGCGATGGGGACACGCTGCTGCTCGATTCGGGAACGACTGCGCTCGAATTTGTGCGGGCGCTCTTCGCGTCAAGCGGGCTCACGATACTCACGGCGGACCTCACCATCGCGGAGCACATCGATCATTCCATGCCAAGCTGCGATGTCGTGCTCCTGGGCGGGATGCTGCGCAAGGCTCACCGCTACACGACGGGACCCTTGGCCCTCTCCGCCCTGGCGAGCCTTCATGCCCGCAAGGCCTTCCTCTGTCCGGGAGCCTACGTGGGCGGCCGTGGCTTCATGACCGACTACCAGAGCATGGCCGAGCTCAAGCGGGCGATGCTGTCAGCGGCGGACAAGCGCTATTGCCTTCTGGATGCGAGCAAGGTGGGCGCGGCCGGCCTCATCCGCTTTGCAGACGTGGCCGACTTTGATGCCATCATTATGGACTCGGACCCGGACGCTGCCATGGCCTCTGCACTTGAGGGTACCGGCGTGAGCCTCACGCTCGCACGAGCCTCACGCCCGTAA
- a CDS encoding Fur family transcriptional regulator, whose amino-acid sequence MVVRRAYNTRQRQAVAAFLAAHADRYLSVDDVFGLMRTEGSSVGRTTAYRTLESLSREGEVAKAFVPGGGEARYRLIDPARRDEGQLVCLDCGKVLSLDCEMLVEFTRHVQADHGFSIDPTRTVLYGLCQECMASREAGSDDR is encoded by the coding sequence ATGGTGGTGAGGCGCGCGTACAACACGAGGCAGCGGCAGGCCGTCGCCGCGTTTCTTGCCGCGCACGCCGATCGATACCTGAGCGTGGACGACGTCTTTGGTCTCATGCGCACGGAGGGTTCGAGCGTCGGCCGTACGACGGCGTATCGCACGCTCGAGTCATTGTCCAGGGAGGGCGAGGTCGCGAAGGCCTTCGTCCCAGGGGGTGGTGAGGCACGGTATCGCCTCATAGATCCAGCTCGTCGCGATGAGGGGCAGCTGGTGTGCCTGGATTGCGGAAAAGTGCTCTCGCTTGATTGCGAGATGCTCGTCGAGTTTACGCGTCACGTTCAGGCGGACCATGGCTTCTCCATCGACCCGACGCGTACCGTGCTGTACGGCTTATGTCAGGAATGTATGGCTTCAAGAGAGGCAGGATCTGATGACAGGTAA
- a CDS encoding metal ABC transporter permease, with product MLDYVFMQRSLVVGVLLGVIIPLVGVTVVLKRLSMIGDALSHTSLAGVAGGLVAGVSPVAGAVVACLAGALCVEGVRRRFREQSELAVAIVMATGIGLAGVLSGFVPNASSFNSFMFGSILTVSAEETVGIAAVSLLATAFCVLARRELFLMSFDERHARAVGVPVSVANVAFVMMVALVVAVAARTVGSLIVSSMMVVPVACALQLARSWRQVCIFASSIGVLTTVAGLVASYYLGLKPGGTIVLMAVALLVVVLVAKRVTAFARHTR from the coding sequence GTGCTCGACTACGTGTTCATGCAGAGGAGTCTCGTCGTGGGGGTGCTCTTGGGCGTCATCATCCCGCTTGTGGGCGTGACGGTGGTGCTCAAGCGCCTCTCGATGATAGGAGACGCGCTCTCGCACACCTCGCTTGCAGGTGTCGCGGGGGGCCTCGTCGCTGGGGTCAGCCCCGTGGCGGGCGCGGTCGTCGCCTGTCTTGCGGGCGCCCTCTGTGTCGAGGGTGTCCGCAGGCGTTTTCGTGAGCAGTCTGAGCTTGCCGTCGCCATCGTCATGGCGACGGGCATCGGCCTCGCGGGCGTGCTCTCGGGCTTCGTGCCCAACGCGTCGAGCTTCAACAGCTTCATGTTCGGGAGCATCCTTACGGTGAGCGCCGAGGAGACTGTGGGCATCGCCGCCGTCAGCCTGCTTGCCACCGCGTTTTGCGTGCTTGCGCGTCGCGAGCTCTTTCTCATGTCGTTCGACGAGAGACATGCCAGGGCCGTGGGGGTCCCGGTGAGCGTGGCAAACGTCGCCTTCGTGATGATGGTTGCGCTCGTGGTTGCGGTGGCGGCGCGCACGGTGGGTTCCCTCATCGTGTCATCGATGATGGTGGTGCCGGTTGCCTGTGCCCTGCAGCTCGCCCGTAGCTGGAGGCAGGTCTGCATCTTTGCAAGCTCGATAGGCGTCCTGACGACGGTGGCTGGGCTCGTGGCCTCGTACTACCTTGGCCTCAAGCCAGGCGGCACCATCGTGCTCATGGCCGTCGCACTGCTTGTGGTGGTCCTTGTGGCCAAGAGAGTCACAGCCTTCGCGCGACACACCCGCTGA
- a CDS encoding metal ABC transporter ATP-binding protein translates to MPERTAEAGHLHSADGTPVVLHDVRFSYRGDEVLRGACMSVAAGEICALVGDNGAGKSTIARLVVGEIMPASGTVELFGEDPARFRDWARVGYVPQLLPEAVSRFPASVSELVDASQYASARGIGRKERHKRSMAALERVGMRGFVRHLISELSGGQLQRVRLACALVGDPCLLILDEPTNGLDSESREVFYRLVGEAHAERGMAVLLVTHDLGALAGLGAKVVRIRDGLAWPEPQAEASASAALAPGKRGA, encoded by the coding sequence ATGCCAGAGCGCACCGCCGAAGCGGGTCATCTCCATTCCGCAGACGGGACGCCCGTCGTCCTTCACGACGTGCGCTTCTCGTATCGCGGCGACGAGGTCCTGCGTGGCGCCTGCATGAGCGTCGCGGCGGGGGAGATCTGCGCCCTGGTGGGGGACAATGGTGCGGGAAAGTCAACCATCGCCCGGCTCGTGGTCGGGGAGATCATGCCCGCGTCCGGTACCGTCGAGCTCTTTGGCGAGGATCCCGCACGCTTTCGCGACTGGGCGCGCGTCGGCTATGTCCCGCAGCTTCTCCCCGAGGCCGTCTCTCGCTTTCCCGCAAGCGTGTCGGAGCTGGTCGATGCGAGCCAGTACGCGAGCGCACGGGGGATTGGCCGTAAAGAGCGCCACAAGCGCAGCATGGCGGCGCTCGAGCGGGTCGGCATGCGAGGCTTCGTGCGTCACCTCATCAGTGAGCTTTCTGGAGGACAGCTTCAGCGTGTGCGCTTGGCCTGCGCCCTGGTGGGCGACCCGTGCCTGCTCATACTGGATGAGCCCACCAACGGGCTTGACAGCGAGAGCCGCGAGGTCTTTTATCGGCTGGTCGGTGAAGCGCACGCCGAAAGGGGCATGGCAGTCCTGCTCGTGACCCATGACCTGGGGGCCCTCGCGGGACTTGGCGCCAAGGTGGTCAGGATACGTGATGGCTTGGCATGGCCGGAGCCACAGGCAGAGGCAAGCGCATCTGCCGCATTGGCGCCAGGCAAGAGGGGGGCATAG
- a CDS encoding metal ABC transporter substrate-binding protein, whose product MTGKKVMFTRRGALGLMGSAAAFVLAGCSSGGQKKEGGQGGTGTNAAAGGSGAKLKVAASFYPMYDFTSKVGGDRVEVSCLVPAGTEPHDWEPSTTDMRTITDAKLLVYNGAGMEHWVSDTLEGLGSDAPKSVEASKGLSLLKLSAEALSEEKAEHERAGEDPSKVSDTDPHCWLSPRRAKQEMENIKDALAAADPDGKDAYEANCQKWGAEFDKLDAEFKSGLEGLPHKNIVVSHEAFGYLCDDYGLTQLPIEGIEADAEPDAQQMAKITDFVKQNGVTTIFSEELVSPKVAQSIADATGASVEELNPLEGLSEEELASGDDYFSTMRENLDKLKKALA is encoded by the coding sequence ATGACAGGTAAAAAGGTTATGTTCACGCGCCGTGGTGCCTTGGGGCTCATGGGATCTGCCGCGGCGTTCGTGCTCGCAGGCTGCTCTTCGGGAGGACAGAAGAAGGAGGGGGGTCAGGGCGGCACTGGCACCAATGCTGCCGCCGGTGGGTCGGGCGCAAAGCTCAAGGTGGCGGCGAGCTTCTACCCCATGTACGACTTCACCTCAAAGGTTGGCGGAGATCGCGTCGAGGTCAGTTGTCTGGTGCCAGCAGGCACTGAGCCCCACGACTGGGAGCCCTCGACCACGGACATGCGTACCATCACCGACGCGAAGCTGCTCGTCTACAACGGTGCTGGCATGGAGCACTGGGTGAGCGACACCCTCGAGGGTCTTGGGAGCGACGCCCCCAAATCCGTCGAGGCGAGCAAGGGTCTCTCCCTGCTCAAGCTGAGCGCAGAGGCGCTTAGCGAGGAGAAGGCCGAGCACGAGCGGGCAGGCGAGGATCCGAGCAAGGTCTCCGACACCGACCCGCACTGCTGGCTCTCGCCACGGCGTGCGAAGCAAGAGATGGAGAACATCAAGGATGCCCTCGCTGCGGCAGATCCCGACGGCAAGGACGCCTACGAGGCGAACTGCCAGAAGTGGGGTGCCGAGTTCGACAAGCTCGACGCCGAGTTCAAGAGTGGTCTTGAGGGGCTGCCGCACAAGAACATCGTCGTGAGCCACGAGGCCTTCGGCTACCTTTGCGACGACTATGGCCTCACCCAGCTGCCCATAGAGGGCATCGAGGCGGATGCCGAGCCAGATGCCCAGCAGATGGCCAAGATCACGGACTTTGTCAAGCAGAACGGGGTTACGACCATCTTCAGCGAGGAGCTCGTGAGTCCCAAGGTCGCGCAGTCCATCGCGGATGCGACCGGCGCCTCCGTCGAGGAGCTCAACCCCTTGGAGGGTCTCAGCGAGGAGGAGCTGGCGTCTGGCGATGACTACTTCTCGACCATGCGCGAGAACCTCGATAAGCTCAAGAAGGCGCTTGCCTGA